Proteins co-encoded in one Pseudarthrobacter chlorophenolicus A6 genomic window:
- a CDS encoding DEAD/DEAH box helicase — translation MSELHTHQLLTDTTGTETIEPEETIISDEKPHEIAEKSFADYNVRQDIVDSLSDAGITHPFPIQAMTLPVALSGHDIIGQAKTGTGKTLGFGIPALQRVVGRDDAGYDKLAVPGAPQALVIVPTRELAVQVASDLQAASTKRNARIATIYGGRAYEPQVEALKNGVEVVVGTPGRLIDLYRQKHLSLKNVRIVVLDEADEMLDLGFLPDVETIIAGTPAVRQTLLFSATMPGPVIAMARRYMTQPTHIRAADPDDEGLTKRDIRQLIYRAHSMDKTEVVARILQARGRGRTIIFTKTKRTAAKVAEELVDRGFAAAAIHGDLGQGAREQALRAFRNNKVDVLVATDVAARGIDVDDVTHVINYQCVEDEKIYLHRVGRTGRAGNKGTAVTFVDWDDVPRWALINKALGLNVPEPVETYSSSPHLYEELDIPEGTKGRLPRNKRTLAGVDAEVLEDLGETGKKNSRESRGNDGRDREGRGRSRSGGRDGRSSEAGRSGERRRRTSPDAAETTSAPAAGPEAAAASDAEKSSRTRRPRTRTRRRNGEVVAGADKGTQSGSTEG, via the coding sequence GTGAGTGAATTGCATACCCACCAGCTCTTGACGGACACCACCGGCACCGAGACCATCGAGCCCGAAGAGACCATCATCTCGGATGAGAAACCGCACGAAATCGCGGAAAAGTCCTTCGCTGACTACAACGTCCGCCAGGACATCGTGGACTCCCTCTCCGACGCCGGCATCACCCACCCCTTCCCCATCCAGGCCATGACGCTGCCGGTGGCACTGTCCGGCCACGACATCATTGGCCAGGCCAAGACCGGAACCGGCAAGACCCTCGGCTTCGGCATCCCCGCCCTGCAGCGGGTCGTTGGCCGGGATGACGCCGGCTACGACAAGCTGGCAGTCCCCGGCGCCCCGCAGGCACTGGTCATTGTTCCCACCCGTGAACTGGCCGTGCAGGTGGCCAGCGACCTGCAGGCAGCCTCGACCAAACGGAACGCCCGCATCGCCACCATCTACGGCGGCCGCGCCTACGAGCCCCAGGTGGAAGCGCTGAAGAACGGCGTGGAGGTTGTGGTGGGCACCCCCGGCCGCCTCATTGACCTGTACCGGCAGAAGCACCTGAGCCTGAAGAACGTCCGCATCGTGGTGCTGGACGAAGCCGACGAGATGCTGGATCTTGGCTTCCTGCCGGATGTGGAAACCATCATCGCCGGCACCCCCGCCGTCCGCCAGACGCTCCTCTTCTCCGCCACCATGCCCGGCCCGGTCATCGCCATGGCACGCCGGTACATGACCCAGCCCACCCACATCCGCGCCGCGGACCCCGATGACGAGGGCCTGACCAAGCGGGACATCCGGCAGCTCATCTACCGTGCGCACAGCATGGACAAGACCGAGGTGGTTGCCCGCATCCTGCAGGCCCGCGGCCGCGGCCGGACCATTATCTTCACCAAGACCAAGCGCACCGCTGCCAAGGTGGCCGAGGAACTGGTGGACCGGGGCTTCGCCGCCGCTGCCATCCACGGCGACCTGGGCCAGGGTGCCCGCGAGCAGGCCCTGCGCGCCTTCCGCAACAACAAGGTGGACGTCCTGGTGGCAACGGATGTTGCTGCCCGCGGCATCGACGTTGATGACGTCACGCACGTCATCAACTACCAGTGCGTCGAGGACGAGAAGATCTACCTGCACCGCGTGGGACGCACCGGCCGTGCGGGCAACAAGGGCACTGCCGTCACGTTCGTTGACTGGGACGACGTTCCCCGCTGGGCCCTGATCAACAAGGCGCTTGGCCTGAACGTCCCGGAGCCGGTGGAGACGTATTCCTCTTCCCCGCACCTCTACGAAGAGCTGGACATCCCCGAGGGAACCAAGGGCCGCCTGCCCCGGAACAAGCGCACCCTCGCGGGCGTCGACGCCGAGGTCCTCGAGGACCTGGGCGAAACCGGCAAGAAGAACAGCCGGGAAAGCCGCGGAAACGATGGCCGGGACCGTGAAGGCCGCGGCCGGAGCCGTTCCGGCGGACGCGACGGACGCAGCAGCGAGGCGGGCCGCTCAGGTGAGCGCCGTCGTCGTACTTCCCCTGATGCTGCCGAAACCACGTCAGCCCCGGCGGCCGGCCCGGAAGCAGCAGCCGCGTCCGACGCCGAAAAGTCATCGCGGACCCGCCGCCCCCGTACGCGCACCCGCCGCCGCAACGGTGAGGTAGTGGCCGGTGCAGACAAGGGCACCCAGTCCGGCAGCACCGAGGGCTGA
- a CDS encoding DNA-methyltransferase, whose product MTNTVWAPDGGSLVVHADNAQYLPTLPDGAFTLIYVDPPFNTGRAQSRQETRMVANAGGSGDRVGFKGRSYDTIKGALHRYDDAFSDYWSFLEPRLVEAWRLLADDGTLYLHLDYREVHYAKVMLDAIFGRECFLNEIIWAYDYGARARNRWPTKHDNILVYVKNPSKYHFDNAEVDREPYMAPGLVTPAKRELGKLPTDVWWHTIVSPTGKEKTGYPTQKPEGLVRRVVSASSRPGDWCLDFFAGSGTLGAVAAKLGRKFVCVDQNQPAVDIMARRLGAHATFTSFPPN is encoded by the coding sequence ATGACGAACACTGTTTGGGCGCCGGACGGCGGCAGCCTGGTGGTGCACGCGGACAACGCGCAGTACCTCCCCACGCTGCCGGACGGCGCCTTCACGCTGATCTACGTTGACCCGCCCTTCAACACGGGCCGGGCGCAGAGCCGGCAGGAAACCCGCATGGTTGCCAACGCCGGCGGCAGCGGTGACCGTGTGGGCTTCAAGGGCCGCTCCTATGACACCATCAAGGGCGCCCTGCACCGCTACGACGACGCTTTCAGCGACTACTGGTCCTTCCTGGAGCCGCGCCTGGTGGAAGCCTGGCGGCTGCTGGCCGACGACGGCACGCTGTACCTGCACCTGGATTACCGCGAGGTGCATTATGCCAAGGTGATGCTGGATGCCATCTTCGGCCGCGAATGCTTCCTGAACGAGATCATTTGGGCCTACGACTACGGCGCCCGGGCCAGGAACCGCTGGCCCACCAAGCACGACAACATCCTCGTGTACGTCAAGAATCCGTCCAAGTACCACTTCGACAACGCCGAAGTGGACCGGGAGCCGTACATGGCACCGGGCCTTGTTACTCCGGCCAAGCGCGAGCTGGGGAAGCTGCCCACCGACGTCTGGTGGCACACCATTGTTTCCCCCACCGGCAAGGAAAAGACGGGGTACCCCACGCAGAAACCTGAGGGTCTGGTCCGCCGTGTCGTCTCAGCGTCCAGCAGGCCCGGTGACTGGTGCCTGGACTTCTTCGCCGGCTCCGGAACCCTCGGTGCGGTGGCTGCCAAGCTGGGCCGCAAGTTCGTGTGCGTGGACCAGAACCAGCCGGCCGTGGACATCATGGCCAGGCGGCTGGGTGCGCACGCAACCTTTACGTCCTTCCCACCCAACTAG
- a CDS encoding PHP domain-containing protein — MRIDLHAHSNVSDGTEKPADVMASAARAGLDVVALTDHDSTDGWAEASAAAIEVGVALVPGMEVSCRTAEGISVHLLSYLHDPSHPGLLEEITKAKEARHTRAERMVTLLAEDYPLTWDDVIHHVAPGATLGRPHIADALVAAGVVEDRSEAFASILTSRSRYFIPHYAPNPAVAVELVCAAGGVPVFAHPVASSRGRIVGERVYREMIDAGLAGLEVDHRDNPEEGRSFLRRLATENNLLVTGSSDYHGTGKPNLLGENLTAPEVLARIEELGTGTGVVRS, encoded by the coding sequence GTGAGGATCGACCTGCATGCCCACTCCAATGTCTCCGACGGCACGGAGAAACCCGCCGACGTCATGGCCTCCGCCGCCCGCGCGGGCCTGGACGTGGTGGCGCTGACCGACCATGACTCCACGGACGGGTGGGCGGAAGCATCTGCCGCCGCGATCGAGGTGGGGGTGGCACTGGTCCCCGGCATGGAGGTGTCCTGCCGGACCGCGGAGGGCATCAGCGTCCACCTGCTCAGCTACCTGCATGACCCTTCGCATCCCGGGCTCCTTGAGGAAATTACCAAGGCCAAGGAGGCCCGCCATACCCGCGCGGAGCGGATGGTCACGCTGCTGGCCGAGGATTATCCCCTCACGTGGGACGACGTCATCCATCATGTGGCGCCGGGGGCAACGCTGGGCCGCCCGCACATCGCCGACGCCCTGGTTGCGGCAGGCGTCGTCGAGGACCGTTCGGAGGCCTTCGCCTCCATCCTGACCTCCCGTTCCCGCTACTTCATCCCGCACTACGCACCCAACCCGGCGGTCGCCGTCGAGCTGGTCTGCGCTGCCGGCGGTGTTCCCGTGTTCGCCCACCCGGTGGCGTCGTCCCGGGGCAGGATTGTGGGGGAGCGGGTCTACCGCGAAATGATCGATGCGGGTTTGGCGGGGCTGGAGGTCGATCACCGCGACAACCCTGAGGAAGGCCGCAGCTTCCTGCGCCGCCTGGCCACGGAGAACAACCTGCTGGTCACCGGGTCCTCGGACTACCACGGCACGGGCAAGCCGAACCTGCTCGGCGAAAACCTGACCGCACCGGAGGTTCTGGCGCGGATCGAGGAACTGGGCACCGGAACCGGCGTCGTCCGTTCCTGA
- a CDS encoding aminopeptidase P family protein, with the protein MNDAENTPTSANQPLEERVNNRSQRPSSDAFKAFMASNWAPSSQELPGRDDVAGHAATRRKAISALFKGERLVLPAGPPKVRSNDCDYRFRPHSGFAHLTGLGLDHEPDAVLVLEPVDEGKGDDGGNHRATLYFRPLAGRDTEQFYADSRSGEFWIGARPTLAEFEARLGLATGHIDQLETAITKNVGAPEIGGISIRLVRKVDENIDALVDTARYNTAKDPENLDMGVLDALDEKLSEALSELRLIKDEWEIGQMELAVAATVEGFEEVVKVLPRALTHARGERVVEGAFFARAREVGNELGYDTIAASGNNATVLHWTRNTGKIHAGELLLLDAGVEADSLYTADITRTLPAGGTFSDVQRKVYQAVLDAADAGFAAAQPGTKFRDIHTAATTVLAERLAEWGLLPVSVEEAISPDGQQHRRWMPHGTSHHLGLDVHDCAQAKRELYLDGVLAEGMVFTIEPGLYFKEEDLAIPEEYRGIGVRIEDDILMTANGPVNLSAALPRTPEDVETWMAGIYREADGSRQAPQG; encoded by the coding sequence GTGAACGATGCCGAAAACACCCCCACCTCTGCTAACCAGCCGCTGGAGGAGCGCGTCAACAACCGCTCGCAGCGGCCCAGTTCCGACGCCTTCAAGGCCTTCATGGCCAGTAACTGGGCGCCGTCCAGCCAGGAACTTCCCGGCCGCGACGACGTTGCAGGCCACGCCGCGACCCGGCGCAAGGCCATCTCCGCCCTGTTCAAAGGTGAACGCCTGGTCCTTCCGGCCGGTCCGCCCAAGGTCCGCTCCAACGACTGCGATTACCGGTTCCGGCCGCATTCCGGCTTTGCCCACCTGACGGGCCTGGGCCTGGACCACGAGCCGGACGCCGTCCTGGTGCTTGAGCCGGTTGATGAAGGAAAGGGCGACGACGGCGGCAACCACCGCGCCACACTCTACTTCCGTCCGCTGGCCGGCAGGGATACGGAACAGTTCTACGCCGACTCCCGCTCCGGCGAATTCTGGATTGGCGCCCGACCCACCCTGGCCGAATTCGAAGCCCGCCTCGGCCTGGCCACCGGCCACATCGACCAGCTGGAAACGGCGATCACCAAGAATGTGGGTGCGCCGGAGATCGGCGGCATCTCCATCCGCCTGGTCCGCAAGGTGGACGAAAACATCGACGCCCTGGTGGACACGGCCCGGTACAACACCGCCAAGGATCCCGAAAACCTCGACATGGGCGTCCTCGATGCCCTGGACGAGAAGCTCAGCGAAGCCCTCTCCGAGCTTCGGCTGATCAAGGACGAGTGGGAGATCGGGCAGATGGAGCTCGCCGTGGCCGCCACGGTGGAAGGCTTCGAAGAAGTGGTCAAGGTCCTGCCCCGTGCCCTGACCCATGCCCGCGGCGAACGGGTAGTGGAGGGCGCTTTCTTCGCCCGCGCCCGCGAGGTGGGCAACGAGCTGGGCTACGACACGATCGCGGCGTCCGGCAACAACGCCACCGTGCTGCACTGGACGCGCAATACCGGCAAGATCCATGCCGGCGAGCTCCTGCTCCTGGACGCCGGCGTCGAGGCCGACTCCCTGTACACCGCAGACATCACCCGCACCCTGCCTGCCGGTGGCACGTTCAGCGATGTCCAGCGCAAGGTGTACCAGGCGGTCCTGGACGCAGCCGACGCCGGATTCGCGGCAGCGCAGCCGGGTACGAAGTTCCGCGACATCCACACCGCCGCCACCACCGTACTGGCGGAACGCCTCGCCGAATGGGGACTTCTTCCCGTCAGCGTGGAGGAGGCCATCAGCCCCGACGGCCAGCAGCACCGGCGGTGGATGCCGCACGGCACAAGCCACCACCTCGGCCTCGACGTCCACGACTGCGCCCAGGCCAAGCGGGAGCTGTACCTCGACGGCGTCCTGGCCGAGGGCATGGTCTTCACCATCGAACCGGGCCTCTACTTCAAGGAAGAGGACCTGGCCATCCCCGAGGAATACCGCGGCATCGGTGTCCGCATTGAGGACGACATCCTGATGACCGCCAACGGGCCGGTCAACCTCAGTGCTGCGTTGCCCCGCACGCCGGAGGACGTGGAGACGTGGATGGCCGGCATCTACCGTGAGGCGGACGGATCCAGGCAGGCGCCCCAGGGCTGA
- a CDS encoding general stress protein: MANIFGAPRTGGPNGLDQGRAVPTGDTVGSYTSYLDAQKAVDYLADQQFPVQMVSIVGNELKMVERVTGRLSYPRVALSGALSGMWFGLFVGVMLSFFAPSPGYFSILTSVLMGAAFFMLFGIVTYAMQRGKRDFTSTSQVVATSYDVIVAPEAAQEARRLLQQLPMTRSDAAGGNGHQPRHGYQNQPYNQPNQQYNQPNSQQGPARPTGWNDPYGQQGHSQDSGYPAHGQQGQPQPPHQDAQQHQGQQYDGGQHQQPAAAPARAVRYPDLPDGRPQYGVRLPQGQDGGAPQPGAPAQPEAGPQHHGEAPAGEGQDAGNAERPADPRH; the protein is encoded by the coding sequence ATGGCAAACATTTTTGGTGCTCCCCGGACAGGTGGCCCCAACGGCCTTGACCAAGGCAGGGCCGTCCCCACCGGCGACACCGTGGGTTCCTACACCTCCTACCTGGATGCCCAAAAGGCGGTGGACTACCTCGCCGACCAGCAGTTCCCGGTGCAGATGGTGTCCATCGTGGGCAACGAACTGAAGATGGTGGAACGGGTCACCGGGCGCCTCAGCTACCCCCGTGTTGCCCTGTCCGGAGCCCTCAGCGGTATGTGGTTCGGCCTGTTCGTGGGCGTAATGCTTTCCTTCTTCGCGCCCTCGCCGGGGTACTTCTCCATCCTCACGTCCGTATTGATGGGCGCCGCGTTCTTCATGCTGTTCGGCATAGTTACCTACGCAATGCAGCGCGGAAAGCGGGACTTCACGTCCACCAGCCAGGTGGTGGCCACCAGTTATGACGTGATCGTGGCACCGGAGGCGGCGCAGGAGGCCCGCCGCCTGCTGCAGCAGCTTCCCATGACCCGCTCGGACGCCGCCGGCGGCAACGGCCACCAGCCGCGGCACGGCTACCAGAACCAGCCGTACAACCAGCCGAACCAGCAGTACAACCAGCCGAACAGCCAACAGGGTCCGGCACGTCCCACAGGCTGGAACGACCCCTACGGCCAGCAGGGACATTCGCAGGACTCCGGCTACCCCGCGCATGGACAGCAGGGCCAGCCCCAGCCGCCGCATCAGGACGCGCAGCAGCACCAGGGGCAGCAGTACGACGGCGGCCAGCACCAGCAGCCCGCGGCCGCACCGGCCCGCGCGGTCCGGTACCCCGACCTCCCTGACGGGCGGCCGCAGTACGGAGTCAGGCTTCCGCAAGGCCAGGACGGCGGAGCGCCGCAGCCCGGAGCACCCGCGCAGCCCGAGGCCGGCCCGCAGCATCACGGTGAGGCACCCGCCGGCGAAGGTCAGGACGCCGGTAACGCAGAGCGGCCCGCGGACCCGCGCCACTAG
- a CDS encoding magnesium transporter MgtE N-terminal domain-containing protein produces MSTTPTRVFVARLLGLDVFDPLGDRLGRLRDVVVLSRGSQGAPHVVGIVVEVPGKKRVFVPMTRITSIDQTQVICTGLVNLRRFEQRGAETLVVAEMFDRRVTLRDGSGDATIEDIAMDQHRSRDWFVSKLFVRRGHSLSPLSRLRRNETLIIDWADAQQGARTEPQAATQFVANHEDLKPADFAEALQEMSDKRRFEVASELQDERLADVLQELPEDDQVEILSALDIQRAADVLEEMDPDDAADLLGELPSAQAEELLQLMEPEGAEDVRRLLEYDEDTAGGLMTPVPVILPPEATVAEALAHVRREELSPALASSIFIARPPMETPTGRFLGVVHIQQLLRFPPFEPLGNLVDKNLEPLSDQAHISEVARTLATYNLNSLPVVNDAGRLVGAVTVDDVLDHLLPDDWRAHDGEAPIRRLGGRIG; encoded by the coding sequence GTGAGCACAACACCTACCCGTGTCTTCGTGGCACGCCTTCTGGGACTCGACGTCTTCGACCCGCTGGGTGACCGGCTGGGCCGGTTACGCGATGTTGTGGTGCTCTCCCGCGGCTCCCAAGGAGCCCCCCACGTGGTGGGTATCGTCGTCGAAGTGCCGGGAAAGAAGCGCGTCTTCGTGCCAATGACGCGCATCACTTCCATCGACCAGACGCAGGTCATCTGCACCGGCCTGGTCAACCTGCGCAGGTTCGAGCAGCGCGGCGCGGAAACACTGGTGGTGGCCGAGATGTTCGACCGCCGCGTGACCCTGCGGGACGGCAGCGGCGACGCCACCATCGAGGACATCGCCATGGACCAGCACAGGTCCCGCGACTGGTTCGTCAGCAAGCTCTTCGTCCGGCGCGGGCACTCCCTGTCCCCACTCAGCCGCCTGCGCCGCAACGAAACCCTCATAATCGACTGGGCCGACGCCCAGCAGGGCGCGCGCACCGAGCCGCAGGCAGCAACCCAGTTCGTGGCCAACCACGAGGACCTCAAACCGGCCGACTTCGCCGAGGCGCTCCAGGAAATGAGCGACAAGCGGCGTTTCGAAGTGGCCAGCGAACTGCAGGATGAGCGCTTGGCAGACGTCCTCCAGGAACTGCCTGAGGACGACCAGGTGGAAATCCTTTCCGCCTTGGACATCCAGCGCGCTGCCGACGTGCTTGAGGAAATGGACCCGGACGACGCCGCCGACCTCCTGGGCGAGCTCCCGTCGGCGCAGGCTGAGGAACTCCTCCAGCTGATGGAGCCCGAGGGCGCAGAGGACGTCCGCCGGCTCCTGGAATACGACGAGGACACCGCCGGCGGCCTCATGACCCCGGTACCGGTCATCCTGCCTCCCGAAGCCACTGTGGCTGAAGCGCTGGCCCACGTCCGGCGGGAGGAACTCTCCCCCGCCCTTGCCTCGTCCATTTTCATTGCCAGGCCGCCCATGGAGACCCCCACCGGCCGGTTTCTGGGTGTGGTGCACATCCAGCAACTGCTCCGGTTCCCGCCGTTCGAGCCGCTGGGCAACCTGGTGGACAAGAACCTGGAACCGTTGTCGGACCAGGCCCACATCAGCGAAGTGGCCCGGACCCTGGCAACCTATAACCTGAACTCCCTTCCGGTGGTCAACGACGCCGGCCGGCTTGTGGGGGCGGTGACTGTTGATGACGTTTTGGATCATCTGTTGCCGGATGATTGGCGCGCCCATGATGGCGAGGCCCCGATAAGAAGGCTCGGTGGCCGTATTGGCTGA
- a CDS encoding DUF1003 domain-containing protein → MAVLADNSAPKNPNQRNAGSTAGKNNKGSLDTPLSGRQRILPKFSPDPDAFGHATEGFARFMGTPQFLVYMTIFCIFWLCWNTWAPIDWQFDSRDLGFTLLTLMLSLQASYAAPLLLLAQNRQDDRDRVSLQQDRQRAERNLSDTEYLTRELASLRIALREVATRDYVRAELRSLLEDMLEAQEELRTHDTAGQGSHESPKDKVKEKLREQRDRQRNPRTQQIPRVKPGHSTQDR, encoded by the coding sequence GTGGCCGTATTGGCTGACAACAGCGCTCCGAAGAACCCCAACCAGCGGAACGCTGGAAGCACCGCGGGCAAGAACAACAAGGGCAGCCTGGACACGCCCCTCAGCGGCAGGCAGCGGATCCTGCCCAAGTTCTCCCCTGACCCCGACGCTTTCGGCCACGCCACGGAGGGCTTTGCCCGCTTCATGGGTACTCCCCAGTTCCTGGTCTACATGACCATTTTCTGTATCTTCTGGCTGTGCTGGAACACCTGGGCGCCGATCGATTGGCAGTTCGACTCCCGCGATCTCGGCTTCACGCTGCTGACGCTGATGCTGTCCCTCCAGGCCTCCTATGCGGCACCGCTGCTGCTGCTGGCCCAGAACCGGCAGGACGACCGCGACCGCGTGTCCCTCCAGCAGGACCGGCAGCGCGCGGAGCGGAACCTGTCCGACACCGAATACCTCACCCGGGAACTTGCGTCGCTGCGGATCGCCCTGCGCGAGGTAGCCACGCGCGACTACGTCCGTGCTGAGCTGCGTTCCCTCCTCGAGGACATGCTGGAGGCCCAGGAAGAACTGCGCACGCACGACACCGCCGGCCAGGGCAGCCACGAATCGCCCAAGGACAAGGTGAAGGAAAAACTCCGCGAGCAACGCGACCGGCAGCGCAATCCCCGCACGCAGCAGATCCCCCGGGTCAAGCCCGGCCATTCCACCCAGGACCGGTAA
- a CDS encoding Mrp/NBP35 family ATP-binding protein, with product MDTATPGNSPLLQDVNDALATVIDPELRRPITELGMVDAVRVSGDGKVNLTVLLTIAGCPLRDTITSDAESALAAVPGVTGVDVELKVMDQAQRDALKEKLRGPGGQRGIPFNQPGSLTKVYAVASGKGGVGKSSVTVNLATALAAQGLRVGIVDADVYGFSVPALMGITQAPTRVDDMILPPVAYGVKVISIGMFVTGNQPVAWRGPMLHRALEQFLTDVYFGDLDALFLDLPPGTGDIAISVAQLLPKAEILVVTTPQAAAADVAERAGAIATQTGQKVAGVIENMSYLEMPDGGRMELFGSGGGAVLTERLTAAVGADVPLLGQIPLDIKLREGGDNGSPIVIGQPDTAAAAALAGIAAGLASKPRGLAGMKLGLQPR from the coding sequence ATGGATACAGCAACACCCGGCAATTCCCCGCTGCTCCAGGACGTCAACGACGCCCTCGCCACTGTCATTGACCCTGAACTGCGGCGTCCCATCACCGAACTCGGCATGGTGGACGCCGTCCGGGTGTCCGGCGACGGCAAGGTCAACCTCACGGTCCTGCTCACCATCGCCGGCTGCCCGCTGCGGGACACCATCACGTCCGACGCCGAGTCGGCCCTGGCAGCAGTCCCGGGGGTGACCGGCGTCGACGTAGAACTCAAGGTCATGGACCAGGCCCAGCGGGATGCCCTGAAGGAGAAGCTCCGTGGCCCCGGCGGGCAGCGCGGCATTCCGTTCAACCAGCCCGGTTCCCTGACGAAGGTCTATGCGGTGGCCAGCGGCAAGGGCGGGGTGGGCAAGTCCTCCGTAACCGTCAACCTCGCCACGGCACTGGCCGCGCAGGGGCTCCGGGTGGGGATCGTGGACGCGGATGTCTACGGTTTCTCGGTCCCGGCGCTCATGGGCATCACCCAGGCCCCCACGCGCGTGGACGACATGATCCTGCCGCCGGTGGCCTACGGCGTGAAGGTCATTTCCATTGGCATGTTCGTCACCGGCAACCAGCCCGTTGCCTGGCGCGGGCCAATGCTGCACCGGGCACTGGAGCAGTTCCTCACGGACGTCTACTTCGGCGACCTGGACGCCCTCTTCCTCGACCTTCCGCCGGGTACCGGTGACATCGCCATTTCGGTGGCCCAACTGCTGCCCAAGGCCGAGATCCTGGTGGTCACCACTCCGCAGGCTGCCGCTGCGGATGTGGCCGAACGCGCCGGCGCCATCGCCACCCAGACGGGGCAGAAAGTTGCGGGCGTCATCGAGAACATGTCCTACCTTGAGATGCCCGACGGCGGGCGGATGGAACTGTTCGGAAGCGGCGGCGGGGCGGTGCTCACCGAGCGGCTGACGGCAGCCGTGGGTGCAGACGTTCCACTACTGGGCCAAATCCCACTGGACATCAAACTCCGCGAAGGCGGCGACAACGGTTCGCCTATCGTGATTGGCCAGCCGGACACGGCGGCAGCTGCAGCGCTGGCAGGGATTGCCGCGGGCCTGGCTTCAAAGCCGCGGGGCCTGGCCGGGATGAAGCTGGGCCTGCAGCCCCGCTAG
- a CDS encoding Sec-independent protein translocase family protein, which yields MFGINGPEFFLLLIIGVLVIGPQRLPEYTQKLANLVKEVRRMASGAREQIKEEVGIDIDDVDWKKYDPRQYDPRRIIKEALLDDDTKPVSAGAPAAVAAVAGAAAVGTAGESAPSRPERVVQSLPAGEAAPFDTEAT from the coding sequence GTGTTTGGTATCAACGGCCCGGAGTTCTTCCTCCTGCTGATCATCGGTGTCCTGGTGATCGGCCCCCAGAGGCTGCCTGAATATACCCAGAAGCTCGCCAACCTGGTGAAGGAAGTCCGGCGCATGGCGTCCGGTGCCCGCGAGCAGATCAAGGAAGAAGTGGGCATCGACATCGACGATGTCGACTGGAAGAAGTACGATCCCCGGCAGTACGACCCCCGGCGCATCATCAAGGAAGCGCTGCTGGATGACGATACCAAGCCCGTCAGCGCCGGCGCCCCGGCCGCAGTGGCTGCGGTTGCGGGAGCGGCAGCTGTGGGGACGGCAGGTGAGTCCGCCCCGTCCCGGCCGGAACGCGTGGTGCAGAGCCTCCCAGCGGGCGAGGCCGCACCGTTCGACACCGAGGCCACCTGA
- a CDS encoding anti-sigma factor, whose amino-acid sequence MRHPFASGGRHARTSSHMASCPECALDMRRERQYLERLREAPIPPASNDLTARLLERTSLLAAQPVPATPPVTAPRTAVRVLAMAAGGTVAAASVLGVGALAAAGEPVPANAAEPAMLAQVSAHTPADGRALTADQLSSLRQEGWACPVLEAMGFHLESARAVVRGGQPAVELRLSDGSYYATVTELHAGNVAAEAVSPQGSPVQVLGTSPWSATYTSGGRTFTFESNLPADQADDAGPILERVGGVAAEGLTAGVDGNAQDAGGEPLENRLQRGINRIVAVFTQ is encoded by the coding sequence ATGAGGCACCCCTTCGCCTCCGGCGGCAGGCACGCGCGCACCTCCAGCCACATGGCGTCCTGCCCGGAATGCGCCCTTGACATGCGCCGGGAACGCCAGTACTTGGAGCGGCTCCGCGAGGCTCCCATTCCGCCGGCAAGCAACGACCTGACCGCGCGGCTGCTGGAACGGACGTCGCTGCTCGCAGCCCAGCCGGTTCCAGCCACGCCTCCCGTCACGGCCCCCCGCACGGCTGTGCGGGTCCTGGCCATGGCCGCCGGCGGCACCGTGGCCGCAGCAAGTGTCCTGGGCGTCGGTGCCCTCGCCGCCGCCGGCGAACCCGTCCCCGCGAATGCCGCTGAGCCGGCAATGCTTGCCCAGGTCTCGGCACACACACCCGCTGACGGCAGGGCGCTCACCGCGGACCAGCTCAGCAGCCTGCGCCAGGAGGGCTGGGCCTGTCCGGTGCTCGAAGCCATGGGATTCCACTTGGAGTCTGCCCGGGCCGTGGTCAGGGGCGGACAGCCGGCGGTGGAGTTGCGGCTTAGCGACGGATCCTATTACGCCACGGTGACCGAGCTGCACGCAGGCAACGTGGCGGCGGAGGCAGTGAGCCCCCAGGGCAGTCCGGTCCAGGTCCTGGGAACATCGCCGTGGTCAGCCACCTACACATCCGGGGGACGGACGTTCACCTTCGAGTCGAACCTGCCCGCCGATCAGGCGGACGATGCAGGGCCCATCCTGGAGCGGGTCGGCGGCGTGGCCGCGGAGGGACTCACGGCGGGGGTCGATGGCAATGCCCAGGACGCCGGCGGAGAGCCTCTGGAAAACCGCTTACAGCGCGGAATCAACAGGATCGTGGCCGTCTTTACCCAGTAA